The sequence GCGTTCAGGGACACCTACCCTGATCCTCCTGAAGTCCACGGGCTTCCGGATCAGCTCGTAGTACTCGGGGACCTCCTTCTTAGAGGGGAGCTGCACAAAGCCTTTGCTGATCTGTCGACCCAAGCTGGAAGCACAATGTGACAGTTCACTTCATTTCATTTATCTGATTCTCTTGTCAGTGTTTGATTGAAATGGAATTAGCCAatgctagcatgctaacatgctaaggtTAGCTCAAAGCACTACTTTGCCTTAAGCGGCCTAACAGTGTTTCATGGCAATTATTGCATCTTAATAGTCCATCTTacagacaagtcaaatcaatctGATTTAAAAAACAGAAGCTTTTCTTTAGCATTTTGGGATGAATACATAATAAATTCATGTTTATAttgaaatgaataaatgaatgtATGGGTCATGATGTTGTGTTCACACCTGGTCAAACGATCAGGCCCTGGGTTTGAGGATTTCAGGGACAGCTAGTTGATGCGTTTGGACTTACATGTAGTTGCATCACAGTGTCATGACAGAGTCCGTAAATAACTGAGCGCCCTCACCCGTCCTTGTAGTTGATGACTATGTCTACCAGAGTGCTCAGAGTTCTGGTGAGTTCAGCAGGGTTCGGAGGTAGTTTCTCAGCAGGTGGGCGTCCTCGCTTCCTTTTGACCTTTTCCCCtgcttcctgcccggcctgcagGTCTGTCTCCCCATGATCATCACTTTTACGCTTCTTTAGACTGATGTCCTCCTCCATCGCCTCCAGGGAACCGTTCTCTGCTGCCTCAGGCTGCAGGGAGAGGAAGCCACATccaacacactcagacacacttATAGCGGGAGAGCAAGGCAAATGTTACTGTTTATGTTGTACACACAAAGCCTACATGTGCTCCCTTTGTTAGTCAGGTTGCAGCTAACATTACATGAACTATGAAAACATGAAAAGGGAGAACCGGGATAGATTTCCATTCAAAGCTGTCCCGTTCCCATTCAGTTGAACTCCACCTGTGATTTTCATGTGACAGTTGGGATGCTCAGAAACTGCTAAACACTATTTATGTTTTGAAAATAAATTGATCTTTTAGAAAGACTGAAGCACTTTGGACAGCAATCTATAGAATTGAAGTCCTTCAAAAAACActtataccattttgttgaCTTGAACACATCTGTAAAACTAAGTTTCTCCACAATTACATTAATCTCATGTTAACCAGAGACATACTCGTAAAGTTATTCAGcatataaaaaaacatatcAACCAAGACATGTCGAGCAACTAAGACAAAAACCAACTAGTCAACAAATCGACTAAGAGGGGGCATAGCTAACATTCTCTGGCAAATAAGCAGTACTGGAGTTCAAGCATCCAGACtacatttgtattcaaattaaaGAGCGTTTAATTTATTCAACACAATAGCACACAGCTGTGCATGGACTGGGGCGACCCAACTGCTGTGCTGTCTCTGCACATTTAGACAGATTATTTTTCTGGAGGCTTTGATGTCAGATGATTATCGAGGGAAGGCAGTATTTTTTTTTGATGCACATCAAATGTGAATACATTATAAGGAGCCATGTTATGCCACCACAAATAGTAACAATGCAGTAAATAAACCGAATATTTTTCAAATGTTCGGTGTGCCTTCTGATGTCTGCTGCATGGCGAGTTGTTTTCAACCATTTCATCACTCCTTTTCAAAATATCTGCTGCAACCACTGTATTTTTCACAAAGGCAATTAGAGACCCGAAACATGAGTATGCATGCGGCAGCTCAGCAGCAGCCCGGCTGgagagcagaggaggaggatTAGAGAAGGCATGCTGTCCAATCCAAACAGCACATTGATGCATCAATCATCCAGCCTCATACAGTACAAGCACACCAACATTTACATCCTATAATAAAGGATGCACTTGGAGGAAATCATTTGTCTCAAGGACAAAGATTAAAGCATGCTGGAAGATTGTATTTTGCACAGAGGAGCAGCACTGTCCAGAACTATAATAATTACAACAGCTTCAAACAATAGAACTGATGGTGACAAAACGCATGATGCACACCCTGACCAAAGATACATGGCAGAGGATTGAGTAACAATAGAAATCCTGTTCATCATCGCTCGGCTCAAATGAAGGCTTTAAAAGCCCCGCTGCTCCCTCTGAGGGGCTGCAGTCGTTCACAGGAACACGGGAGGGATGGAGGGTAATCCTAAAAGATGTATAACACAGCTGAGCCGCCTCATTgactgtgcgtgcgtgcgtgtgtgtgtgtgcatgtgctgcTCCATGCTATCTCCTATAACAAGCCTGCCTCTTTCCAGACTTATCTGGCAAAGATTCCCTCTCATCtgttacaacacacacctacacaccccctctctccccctgctctcactcacacacagacagacagacagacaggaataaACTCACTCTCCTTTCCcaagcgagcgagcgagcgagcgcgcgcgcgcacgcacgcacgcacgcacgcacacacacacacacacacacacacacacacacacacacacacacacacacacacacacacacacacacacacacacacacacattcaaacacacATTTCATCCATCTCTTCCTCTCTTTCCCATGCGATGTAGCCTGGCTGAATCTTGAGAGGAAAGACATGGAGGAGCATATTTACCTGAGTGCAATGTGCAGGCTGGCTACCAGGATCGGCTGCAGCTGTTGGGGAGAGAATTAGCAAGCCAGCATAGCGGCGAGCTGCTAGTCTCTTCATCAGCTGATCACTCAGAAGCAGAGCCCAGAAGGGGGGAGAATAAAAGCGCTATGTTTTCATAAACAAATCAATGGGCTGGGGGGAAATAGAAATGCCATACCCATCTCCTGTCTGCAGCTCTCCGAAGTCTTTTTCCTGACTCTGGAAGGCCCCGAGCTTGTctccctctgcatgtttttaatatcGACTGATGCCAGACGATTTCCCCCCTCTTCCTACCCTGCTGTTAAAGTTATCGGCTCCATTTTTTTTCTCTCAATTTTGCATTTCAGTGGGAACGTGTCAGCTAGTGCAGGGATCCGAGGAACATGATCCAGCCTTCAGACACATAGGACACACTTAGATCATGGGCTAATGACCAAACACGAAAACAAATGCTGCAAAATAAAATATGTCACCCTAAATCCTTactttttaaaagaaaatgcactcaatctttttatttgtatagttatagtttacattacattgttgTGTGGTTGGACAAAAACGCACCTGGGTGGCCACTGGTCTGAAACTATCTCTGGTGCATGGTCCTAAACCGTGGTGTTGTAACTAagtactcaagtactatactaaTTTTTAGGTACTGTACTTTAATCGAGTATTTCAATTGCTACTATATATTTATTCTcctctacaattcagaggtaaatatttTACTCCACTAAATCGGTGTAATACCTTTGTATTTACTTTGCAGTTATAGATAATTATTAAAATCTATGATCTACAAgaatttagttacacctgggtaAAATTCACAACCTtgcagtaaataaaaaaaatagctCCACTTTCACCAGCTTGACGAACCCACCATGCataaatatttataataaaacaCATAATACATATGATTGTGAAATGGGAGGATCTGCACTTTTGGTACTTAAGTAAGTATTTTTAGAtaccaatacttttgtacttacttgagtaacattttgaatagtacactgaaaaaattgaaacgttgactttaattacatttattatgttaacaaattacacataatgtattagtttagtTGAAAGCAGTAATTTTATGtaagtttaaataaaaatattaggttcaacttaatattattgctttcaactaacgtAATACAGTTATGTTAAATCTGTTGACATTTTATTAAAGTcaatttgaaatgttttcagtgtccaggacttttacttcaaacagagtattcctacactctgatacttctacttttacttaagtacaatatctaCTTCTTTCACCTCTGGTCCTAATTGCTTGTTCTGTGAACATCTAACATGTAGCTGATGGTTTAAAGAACATCGTTTGATAGTTTCTATAAAACAAAACTATAGCGGACTGTGTGTCTGGCCTGTGCAACATCTGGATTAAAACAGACAGGCTGACGAGTGAATCGATTGGTTACTTCTGGATAACGAAACCATAAAGACCTTCTGATTCTGGGCTGCATTCATTTGCCAAATCAAGAGCATTCACCATTAATTATTTATTCGTAACATTATTCATTCGTATATGCATTTTACTGCAACCTTAGAATATGTAAATGAAGTGCTAATTTATGTCTTGTTAAGTTTCACAGCTTCCTTATGTTACATA comes from Pseudochaenichthys georgianus chromosome 12, fPseGeo1.2, whole genome shotgun sequence and encodes:
- the LOC117456326 gene encoding probable global transcription activator SNF2L2 isoform X1, whose amino-acid sequence is MKRLAARRYAGLLILSPTAAADPGSQPAHCTQPEAAENGSLEAMEEDISLKKRKSDDHGETDLQAGQEAGEKVKRKRGRPPAEKLPPNPAELTRTLSTLVDIVINYKDGLGRQISKGFVQLPSKKEVPEYYELIRKPVDFRRIRERVRNHKYRSVVDLEKDVFLLCHNAQTYNLEGSQIYEDSIVVKSVFESARQRIVTGEEQKVTVSASHSDNGGGAEDQFVPSAVKPFPVQLKKGNKEDRRRHDMAKRLHSDLDSDEDLEDSSTKDEG